In a single window of the Paenibacillus sp. MMS20-IR301 genome:
- the hisA gene encoding 1-(5-phosphoribosyl)-5-[(5-phosphoribosylamino)methylideneamino]imidazole-4-carboxamide isomerase: MSSFIVYPAIDIRDGKCVRLQQGDYSQETIYNDSPVTVAKSWEEQGGQFIHLVDLDGAKAGHPVNDSIIGAIAKNANVPVQVGGGLRTLADVEKLLGLGVSRVIIGTAAINDHAFTEAVLARYGDKVAIGIDARGGYVATHGWLNTSEVRAEDLARELAAKGAETFIYTDISRDGMMQGPNVEGILSMAAASGKTVIASGGVTSLDDLLRLNVHSGSGIGGAIVGKALYTGNIDLTSALQALGQPSGSRGGL, translated from the coding sequence ATGTCTTCTTTTATCGTATACCCGGCAATTGATATCCGGGACGGCAAATGCGTCCGGCTGCAGCAGGGGGATTACAGCCAGGAAACGATCTACAACGATAGTCCGGTGACTGTAGCCAAGTCATGGGAAGAGCAGGGCGGGCAGTTTATCCATCTTGTGGATCTGGACGGGGCGAAGGCTGGTCATCCTGTCAACGACAGCATTATCGGAGCTATAGCGAAGAATGCCAACGTTCCCGTTCAGGTCGGCGGCGGTCTCCGCACTCTGGCTGATGTGGAGAAGCTGCTGGGCCTTGGCGTCAGCCGGGTTATTATCGGGACGGCAGCGATTAATGATCATGCTTTTACAGAAGCGGTGCTTGCCAGATATGGTGATAAAGTAGCAATCGGCATTGATGCGCGGGGCGGCTACGTTGCGACACACGGCTGGCTGAATACCTCCGAGGTGCGTGCTGAGGATCTGGCCAGGGAGCTGGCGGCGAAAGGCGCAGAAACCTTCATCTACACGGATATCTCCCGTGACGGCATGATGCAGGGGCCGAACGTAGAGGGAATTCTGTCTATGGCGGCAGCAAGCGGCAAAACGGTAATTGCCTCCGGCGGCGTGACCAGCCTGGATGATCTGCTGCGCCTGAACGTACATAGCGGCAGCGGAATCGGCGGGGCGATTGTCGGCAAGGCGCTGTATACCGGGAATATTGATCTGACGTCGGCGCTTCAGGCGCTGGGCCAGCCTTCCGGGTCACGGGGAGGTCTCTAA
- the hisD gene encoding histidinol dehydrogenase — protein sequence MKIQSSKEFKLQREVEYGTPEQNEAVRAIVKDIKQEGDAALLRYTERFDGAVLTPGQLRVTPEELEAAYGRVEESFVTAIRAAAVNIRAFHARQKRNSWMDLQPDGTILGQIIRPLKRVGVYVPGGKAAYPSSVLMNVIPAQIAGVPEIVMVTPPSTGGSGGIDPYILVAAAEAGVHEIYRIGGAQAIAALAFGTESIVPVDKICGPGNIYVALAKREVYGAVDIDSIAGPSEIVVLADDTAEAAYVAADLLSQAEHDEMASAILVTPSQRLAEAVAAEVERQLQALPRETIARASVENYGAIIVVDSLEEGISVVNRLAPEHLEIVVKDPMGLTGAIENAGAIFLGPYSSEPVGDYFAGPNHIIPTNGTARFSSPVDVDDFIKKSSLIYYSKEALLRDGAAIIELARREGLEGHARAIEIRLENEAKGGDGNGEQ from the coding sequence GTGAAGATTCAGTCCAGCAAGGAGTTCAAGCTGCAGCGTGAAGTGGAATACGGCACGCCTGAGCAGAATGAGGCCGTCCGGGCTATCGTGAAGGATATCAAACAGGAGGGCGACGCAGCGCTGCTCCGCTATACGGAGCGCTTTGACGGCGCTGTGCTGACGCCCGGGCAGCTGCGGGTCACACCGGAGGAGCTTGAGGCCGCCTATGGCCGGGTAGAGGAGTCCTTCGTGACTGCAATCCGCGCGGCAGCCGTTAATATCCGCGCGTTCCATGCGCGGCAGAAACGTAATTCCTGGATGGATCTGCAGCCGGACGGCACGATCCTCGGACAGATTATCCGCCCGCTGAAGCGCGTGGGCGTCTATGTTCCCGGCGGCAAGGCGGCCTATCCGTCCTCGGTGCTGATGAACGTCATTCCGGCACAGATCGCCGGCGTGCCGGAGATCGTGATGGTGACCCCGCCTTCGACAGGCGGCTCCGGCGGCATAGATCCCTATATTCTCGTGGCCGCCGCTGAAGCGGGCGTACACGAGATCTACCGCATCGGCGGCGCGCAGGCGATCGCCGCCCTGGCGTTCGGCACGGAGTCCATCGTGCCGGTCGATAAGATCTGCGGGCCGGGGAACATCTACGTGGCCCTGGCCAAACGCGAGGTCTACGGCGCTGTCGATATCGACAGCATTGCCGGACCGAGCGAAATCGTCGTGCTCGCCGACGATACCGCCGAGGCCGCCTACGTCGCGGCCGACCTGCTCTCGCAGGCCGAGCACGACGAGATGGCCTCGGCGATCCTCGTGACGCCGTCGCAGCGTCTCGCGGAGGCGGTGGCTGCCGAGGTGGAGCGGCAGCTGCAGGCGTTGCCGCGCGAGACAATCGCGCGGGCCTCGGTGGAGAACTACGGCGCGATTATCGTCGTGGACTCGCTTGAGGAGGGCATCTCCGTAGTCAACCGGCTGGCGCCGGAGCATCTGGAGATTGTAGTGAAGGACCCGATGGGACTGACTGGCGCAATCGAGAACGCCGGGGCCATCTTCCTGGGTCCTTACAGCTCAGAGCCGGTCGGCGATTACTTCGCCGGACCGAATCATATTATACCGACCAACGGCACGGCGCGGTTCTCCTCGCCGGTGGATGTGGATGATTTCATTAAGAAATCAAGCCTGATTTATTATAGTAAGGAAGCGCTGCTGCGGGACGGGGCAGCTATTATAGAGCTCGCCCGGCGCGAGGGGCTGGAAGGCCATGCCCGTGCGATTGAAATCCGGCTGGAGAATGAAGCGAAAGGTGGAGACGGAAATGGAGAACAATAA
- the hisIE gene encoding bifunctional phosphoribosyl-AMP cyclohydrolase/phosphoribosyl-ATP diphosphatase HisIE, producing the protein MSEEQNNTKQLQQEAVAGIRWNESGLLPAVVQDARTLEVLMFAYMNQESLQRSLASGQTWFWSRSRSELWHKGGTSGNTQAISSIHYDCDSDTLLVKVVPEGPACHTGENSCFYREIPLEAPAAAVLSPAGEDGRFAVLAELERVIAEREVNRPEGAYTTYLFDKGVDKILKKVGEEASETIIAAKNKDNAELRLEVSDLIYHLLVLLQERKLPLDEILEELSARHERPRRD; encoded by the coding sequence ATGAGCGAGGAACAGAACAATACGAAGCAGCTTCAGCAAGAGGCTGTAGCGGGCATCCGCTGGAATGAATCCGGACTGCTGCCGGCTGTAGTGCAGGATGCACGGACCCTTGAGGTGTTAATGTTCGCTTATATGAATCAGGAGTCGCTGCAGCGCTCCCTTGCAAGCGGCCAGACCTGGTTCTGGAGCCGTTCAAGAAGTGAATTGTGGCATAAAGGCGGAACCTCGGGCAACACCCAGGCCATCTCCTCCATTCATTATGATTGTGACAGCGACACGCTTCTGGTGAAGGTAGTGCCGGAAGGCCCGGCCTGCCATACCGGAGAGAACAGCTGCTTCTACCGCGAGATTCCTCTGGAAGCTCCGGCAGCGGCTGTTCTCTCCCCGGCAGGAGAGGACGGCCGCTTTGCCGTGCTGGCTGAGCTGGAGCGCGTCATTGCTGAGCGTGAAGTGAACCGTCCGGAGGGAGCGTATACAACTTATCTGTTCGATAAGGGTGTAGACAAGATTCTGAAGAAGGTCGGTGAAGAAGCGTCCGAAACGATCATCGCTGCCAAAAACAAAGATAATGCCGAGCTGCGCCTTGAGGTCAGCGATCTGATCTATCACCTGCTTGTGCTGCTGCAGGAACGCAAGCTGCCGCTGGATGAGATTCTGGAAGAGCTGAGCGCCCGCCACGAACGGCCGCGCCGCGATTAG
- the hisF gene encoding imidazole glycerol phosphate synthase subunit HisF, giving the protein MLAKRIIPCLDVKDGRVVKGVNFVNLRDAGDPVELAALYDREGADELVFLDISASVEGRATMIEVVRQTAGEIAIPFTVGGGISTPEDMKRILRAGADKIGINTAAVNNPQLILEGARRFGSQCIVVAMDAKYNEAWGEWEVYTHGGRKPAGIRALAWAKEAERLGAGEILLTSMDADGTKDGFDLKLTAAVCDSLSIPVIASGGAGRIDHFYDVFTEGKADAGLAATIFHYKEIAIHDLKADLKQRGVEIR; this is encoded by the coding sequence ATGCTGGCCAAACGGATTATCCCCTGCCTGGATGTTAAGGACGGACGGGTAGTAAAAGGTGTTAACTTCGTCAATCTGCGTGATGCCGGAGATCCGGTGGAGCTGGCGGCGCTGTACGACCGTGAAGGTGCGGATGAGCTGGTATTCCTTGATATTTCTGCTTCGGTAGAAGGCCGGGCGACGATGATTGAGGTGGTGCGGCAGACCGCCGGCGAGATTGCCATTCCGTTCACGGTGGGCGGAGGCATCTCGACCCCTGAGGATATGAAGCGGATTCTGCGCGCCGGTGCGGACAAAATCGGCATCAATACTGCGGCGGTCAATAACCCGCAGCTGATTCTCGAAGGGGCCCGCCGCTTCGGCTCCCAGTGTATCGTAGTGGCGATGGATGCCAAATATAACGAGGCTTGGGGCGAGTGGGAGGTCTATACGCACGGCGGGCGTAAGCCTGCCGGCATCCGGGCGCTGGCCTGGGCCAAGGAAGCCGAGCGGCTGGGAGCCGGTGAAATTCTGCTTACAAGCATGGATGCGGACGGCACGAAGGACGGCTTCGATCTGAAGCTGACGGCGGCAGTCTGCGATTCCCTGAGCATTCCGGTAATTGCTTCCGGCGGTGCCGGGCGGATTGACCATTTCTATGATGTATTTACGGAAGGCAAAGCTGATGCCGGACTTGCGGCAACGATTTTTCATTATAAAGAGATTGCTATTCATGATCTGAAGGCTGATCTGAAGCAAAGAGGGGTAGAGATCCGATGA
- the hisH gene encoding imidazole glycerol phosphate synthase subunit HisH, with protein sequence MTVAIVDYGMGNLHSVSKAVERLGYTSLVTADPKEILGADSVILPGVGAFGDAMEHLRASGMDVVVQAAAAAGQPLLGICLGMQLLFSGSEEHGKHTGLDILPGSVVRFAPRDGFKVPHMGWNKLSFLQPESPLLSGLTEGHVYFVHSYHVLTGSDSDLLAVTDYGHPVTAVVGRNHVYGMQFHPEKSGELGIRLLGNFLRLRREQA encoded by the coding sequence ATGACTGTAGCAATCGTCGATTACGGCATGGGCAATCTGCACAGTGTCAGCAAGGCGGTAGAACGCCTGGGGTATACAAGCCTTGTGACGGCGGACCCCAAGGAGATTCTGGGGGCGGATAGCGTAATCCTGCCCGGGGTCGGTGCCTTCGGCGATGCAATGGAGCATTTGCGGGCGAGCGGAATGGATGTGGTAGTTCAGGCGGCAGCCGCTGCCGGGCAGCCGCTGCTCGGCATCTGCCTCGGGATGCAGCTGCTCTTCAGCGGCAGCGAAGAGCATGGCAAGCATACCGGGCTGGATATTCTGCCTGGCTCTGTAGTACGTTTCGCGCCGCGCGATGGCTTCAAGGTGCCGCATATGGGCTGGAACAAGCTTAGCTTCCTCCAGCCTGAGAGTCCGCTGCTGAGCGGCCTGACGGAAGGCCATGTCTACTTCGTCCATTCCTATCATGTGCTGACCGGCTCGGACAGCGATTTGCTTGCCGTTACGGATTACGGGCATCCGGTAACGGCGGTGGTGGGCCGGAATCATGTGTACGGGATGCAGTTCCATCCCGAGAAGAGCGGGGAGCTTGGCATCAGGCTGCTGGGTAATTTCCTGCGGCTGCGAAGAGAACAGGCTTAA
- the hisB gene encoding imidazoleglycerol-phosphate dehydratase HisB: MENNNNEQVLRRAGLSRTTNETDITLNFAVDGSGVSELETDVPFLNHMLDLFTKHGQFDLSVQARGDIDIDDHHTVEDIGICLGQALREALGDKKGIKRYASVFVPMDEALAQVVIDISNRPHFEYRASYPSQQVGSFSTELVHEFLWKFALEARITLHVIVHYGSNTHHMIEAVFKALGRALDEATQVDPRVKGVPSTKGVL, from the coding sequence ATGGAGAACAATAATAACGAACAGGTCCTGCGCAGGGCCGGACTCAGCCGTACAACGAACGAAACAGATATTACCTTGAACTTTGCGGTGGACGGCAGCGGGGTATCGGAGCTTGAGACAGATGTGCCTTTCCTGAATCATATGCTGGACTTGTTCACGAAGCACGGGCAGTTCGACCTCTCCGTCCAGGCACGGGGCGATATCGATATTGACGACCACCACACGGTGGAGGATATCGGCATCTGTCTCGGACAGGCACTGCGTGAGGCGCTGGGCGACAAAAAAGGCATCAAGCGTTACGCAAGTGTCTTCGTTCCGATGGATGAGGCGCTGGCCCAGGTCGTGATTGATATCAGCAACCGTCCGCATTTCGAATACCGGGCAAGCTATCCTTCCCAGCAGGTGGGCAGCTTCTCGACGGAGCTGGTTCACGAGTTCCTCTGGAAATTCGCGCTGGAGGCGAGAATTACACTGCATGTTATCGTGCATTACGGCTCCAATACCCATCACATGATTGAGGCCGTCTTCAAGGCGCTGGGCCGGGCACTGGATGAAGCAACGCAAGTAGATCCCCGCGTGAAGGGCGTGCCTTCGACGAAGGGAGTGCTGTAG
- the hisJ gene encoding histidinol-phosphatase HisJ — protein sequence MRIDYHTHHERCGHAVGKLEEYVQRGIALGLEQLGLSDHLPLIHVDPDNYYPEMAMPLAELPRYVEECLNLKERYRGQIELRVGLEADYIEGYEEQIRELLSPYPWDYLIGSVHFLGEWDITDHRQTHGWEGQDVMAVYRRYYDAVQKSALSGLYDIIGHMDVIKRFGYGPQAPEDQAAARALELDTLKVIARSGIAMELNASGLTKPCAEMFPAEHVLQQAFRLGIPLTVGSDAHDPLKLGDGLQEAREMLWRTGFRELSVFAGRRRTSVPYEV from the coding sequence ATGCGTATCGATTACCATACCCATCATGAGCGCTGCGGCCATGCCGTAGGAAAGCTTGAAGAGTATGTACAGCGCGGTATTGCGCTTGGACTGGAGCAGCTGGGGTTGTCGGATCATCTGCCGCTGATTCATGTGGACCCGGACAATTACTACCCGGAGATGGCCATGCCGCTCGCGGAGCTTCCGCGTTATGTAGAGGAATGCCTTAATCTGAAGGAGCGCTACCGCGGGCAGATTGAGCTGCGGGTAGGGCTGGAAGCGGATTATATCGAAGGGTATGAGGAACAGATCCGTGAGCTTTTATCGCCATATCCATGGGACTACCTGATCGGGTCCGTGCATTTTCTCGGGGAATGGGATATTACGGATCACCGGCAGACCCACGGCTGGGAAGGGCAGGATGTAATGGCCGTATACCGCCGTTATTATGATGCTGTTCAGAAGTCGGCGTTATCGGGATTATATGATATTATAGGACATATGGACGTGATTAAACGGTTCGGCTACGGGCCGCAGGCACCGGAAGACCAGGCTGCCGCGCGGGCGCTGGAGCTTGATACGCTTAAGGTGATTGCCCGCAGCGGAATCGCGATGGAACTGAATGCTTCCGGGCTTACGAAACCGTGTGCCGAGATGTTTCCGGCAGAGCATGTGCTTCAGCAGGCATTCCGGCTGGGGATTCCGCTTACGGTAGGCTCGGATGCCCATGATCCGCTGAAGCTGGGAGACGGCCTGCAGGAGGCGCGGGAAATGCTCTGGCGTACAGGCTTCCGTGAGCTGTCTGTATTTGCAGGACGCCGCCGTACATCCGTCCCGTATGAAGTGTAA
- the hisG gene encoding ATP phosphoribosyltransferase — MAQILKVAMPKGRIYNKAAELFRQAGLAIPPDGEESRKLVISLPEAGMEFILAKPVDVPTYVEYGVADIGIVGKDVLLEENRDVYELLDLGIARCRMSIIGLPGWQPGIQQRVATKYPNVASRYFREQGQQVEVVKLNGSIELAPLIGLADRIVDMVETGQTLKDNGLVEMTSIFEITSRLVANRVSYRMKNEEIQQLCDRLQGVIAKPGLQLK; from the coding sequence ATGGCACAGATTCTTAAGGTAGCCATGCCGAAAGGCCGGATTTACAATAAAGCGGCAGAGCTGTTCCGCCAGGCGGGGCTGGCAATTCCCCCGGACGGGGAAGAATCACGGAAGCTCGTGATTTCCCTGCCGGAAGCGGGGATGGAGTTCATTCTGGCTAAGCCGGTCGATGTGCCTACTTATGTAGAGTACGGGGTGGCGGATATCGGGATTGTCGGCAAAGACGTATTGCTCGAAGAGAACCGCGATGTGTATGAGCTGCTGGATCTGGGTATCGCCCGCTGCCGGATGTCGATTATCGGACTTCCGGGCTGGCAGCCGGGCATTCAGCAGCGGGTAGCAACCAAATATCCGAATGTGGCTTCGCGCTATTTCCGCGAGCAAGGCCAGCAGGTCGAGGTAGTAAAGCTGAACGGCTCCATCGAGCTTGCTCCGCTGATCGGCCTGGCTGACCGGATCGTTGATATGGTGGAGACCGGCCAGACGCTGAAGGATAACGGGCTGGTTGAGATGACTAGCATCTTCGAAATCACAAGCCGGCTGGTGGCTAACCGGGTAAGTTACCGGATGAAGAATGAGGAAATTCAGCAGCTGTGCGACCGTCTGCAGGGAGTCATTGCTAAGCCGGGCCTGCAGTTGAAATAG
- a CDS encoding ribose-phosphate pyrophosphokinase has protein sequence MHHQLRIFSGSSNPKLAADVAARLGAPLGQIKLTRFKSGEIYVHYEESIRNCDVFLVQSLAHPINELFVELLVMIDAAKRASARTVNIIVPYYGYARQERKSAPREPISAKMVADVLTTAGATRVITIDLHAAAIQGFFNIPVDHLTALDLISGYLKVKGLSDLVVVSPDAGRASMAEKLASRLDSPFAIMIKKRPAHNESVITHVIGDVEGKTPIIIEDLIDTGTTIVNVVEGLKERGARNSIICATHGLFSGDALQRMDHPNIDEIIITDSIALPDDHSSRFTVLSVAPMLAEATRIIIEGGSIDNLFRDAGI, from the coding sequence ATGCATCATCAATTACGTATTTTTTCCGGTTCGTCGAATCCGAAGCTGGCCGCTGATGTTGCGGCGCGTCTTGGTGCACCGCTGGGCCAGATTAAGCTGACACGTTTCAAGAGCGGCGAGATTTATGTGCATTATGAAGAGAGTATCCGGAACTGCGACGTTTTTTTGGTGCAATCCCTGGCTCATCCGATTAACGAACTGTTTGTAGAATTGCTGGTTATGATTGATGCAGCCAAACGCGCATCGGCAAGAACCGTGAATATCATTGTTCCCTATTACGGCTATGCCCGGCAGGAACGTAAATCTGCACCGCGTGAGCCGATCTCGGCCAAGATGGTCGCAGATGTGCTGACTACTGCCGGTGCAACCCGCGTGATTACCATTGATCTGCATGCCGCCGCCATCCAGGGGTTCTTCAATATCCCGGTCGATCACCTGACAGCACTTGATCTAATCAGCGGTTACTTGAAGGTGAAGGGCTTGTCCGATCTGGTTGTTGTCTCACCGGATGCAGGACGCGCCTCCATGGCCGAGAAGCTGGCCAGCCGGCTGGATTCGCCGTTTGCCATCATGATTAAGAAACGTCCGGCCCATAATGAATCGGTCATCACCCATGTCATCGGAGATGTGGAGGGCAAGACGCCGATCATTATCGAGGACCTCATTGATACGGGGACTACCATTGTCAATGTAGTGGAAGGGCTGAAGGAGCGGGGGGCCAGGAACAGCATCATCTGTGCCACGCACGGGCTGTTCTCCGGGGATGCGCTTCAGCGTATGGATCATCCTAATATTGATGAAATTATTATCACCGATTCCATTGCACTGCCGGATGATCATTCCAGCAGGTTCACGGTGCTTTCGGTAGCGCCGATGCTGGCAGAAGCCACACGCATTATTATCGAAGGCGGTTCCATAGACAATTTATTCAGAGACGCGGGGATTTAA